The following are from one region of the Halarsenatibacter silvermanii genome:
- the gcvPB gene encoding aminomethyl-transferring glycine dehydrogenase subunit GcvPB, translated as MGKTIVRENFQQADWDEPLIYEMSTPGERGIRVPEPDNEVKKEAGDVLAELPDEISREEKPELPEVAKKHVLMHWLHLAQETMGSNLTNDISEGTCTMKYNPRINEQLVQHDDFTNLHPLQDDETVQGILEIYKRFENILQEVSGLDRVTFQPGGGNHAVYTAASIMRKHFEKKGELDQRDEIITTIYSHPSDAACPQHAGFKVITIYPDEDGLPDLEAFKEALSENTAGVFMTNPEDIGLYNPRIDKFVEAVHDVGGLCFYDQANANAFLGIARAREAGFDMCHFNLHKTFGTPHGGSGPGNGALCVRDELAKYLPRPTVEYDGKNYYLDYDRPQSIGKVRDFYGTAAVVLRAYAWTRAMGVEGLRETAEISVLNNNYLYEKLDEEIPTLSYSYYDNDFRRMEQVRYTWEQLKDETGVGTADIERRVADYGIQHYWASHHPWLIPEPMTLEPCETYSKGDMDEYIEVLKRIEQEAKEDPELVQNSPYKAASSKRLDNEALTDPEKWALTYRAFKKKKDKYDGEI; from the coding sequence ATGGGTAAAACTATAGTGAGAGAAAATTTCCAGCAGGCGGACTGGGATGAGCCGCTTATATATGAAATGTCAACTCCCGGAGAAAGAGGCATTCGCGTTCCGGAGCCGGATAATGAAGTTAAAAAAGAAGCCGGTGATGTGCTGGCTGAGCTTCCGGATGAGATAAGCCGGGAGGAAAAGCCGGAGCTGCCAGAAGTGGCTAAAAAACATGTATTGATGCACTGGCTGCATCTGGCTCAGGAAACCATGGGTTCCAATCTCACTAACGATATAAGTGAGGGTACCTGTACAATGAAGTACAATCCACGCATAAACGAACAACTGGTTCAGCATGATGACTTTACTAATCTGCATCCTCTGCAGGATGATGAGACAGTGCAGGGCATTCTGGAAATCTATAAGAGGTTTGAAAATATCCTGCAGGAGGTTTCCGGTCTGGACAGAGTGACTTTTCAGCCCGGTGGAGGAAATCATGCCGTTTATACAGCAGCTTCAATAATGCGCAAACATTTCGAGAAAAAAGGAGAGTTGGATCAACGCGACGAAATCATAACAACTATCTATTCTCATCCCTCAGATGCCGCCTGTCCTCAACATGCAGGTTTTAAAGTCATAACAATATATCCCGATGAGGACGGCCTGCCGGATTTAGAAGCTTTCAAGGAAGCGCTTTCTGAGAATACAGCCGGTGTATTTATGACTAATCCGGAAGATATCGGTCTTTATAATCCCAGGATCGATAAATTTGTTGAGGCAGTTCATGATGTGGGCGGGCTGTGTTTTTACGATCAGGCCAATGCCAATGCTTTCCTGGGTATAGCGCGGGCAAGAGAGGCTGGCTTTGACATGTGTCATTTCAACCTGCATAAAACCTTTGGCACTCCTCACGGAGGTTCGGGCCCGGGCAATGGAGCACTCTGCGTACGGGATGAGCTGGCTAAATATCTGCCCAGACCGACCGTGGAATACGACGGCAAAAACTATTATCTTGATTATGATCGCCCCCAATCCATCGGCAAAGTGCGTGATTTTTATGGCACGGCCGCAGTTGTATTAAGGGCCTATGCCTGGACCCGGGCTATGGGGGTTGAAGGCTTACGTGAAACTGCCGAAATATCTGTTCTGAACAACAATTACCTGTACGAGAAACTCGATGAAGAGATACCCACACTTTCTTACTCTTATTATGACAATGACTTTCGCCGCATGGAACAGGTGCGCTATACCTGGGAACAGCTCAAAGATGAAACCGGGGTTGGAACTGCCGACATAGAACGCAGAGTTGCCGATTATGGCATACAGCATTACTGGGCCAGTCACCACCCCTGGCTGATACCCGAACCGATGACTTTAGAACCCTGCGAAACCTACTCCAAAGGTGATATGGACGAATATATTGAGGTGCTAAAACGAATAGAACAGGAAGCCAAAGAAGATCCTGAACTGGTTCAAAACTCCCCTTATAAGGCAGCTTCCAGCAAGCGGCTCGACAATGAAGCGCTCACCGATCCCGAGAAATGGGCGCTGACCTATCGAGCATTTAAGAAGAAAAAAGACAAATATGATGGAGAAATTTAA
- a CDS encoding response regulator, producing the protein MYNILVVDDAGIIRYKLKNELTAEGFDVFEAPNAEVVYNDTFSKDISLENIDLVLLDIYLKDESGLKILEYIKNTYPFIKVIMVSVETKKKIVKKSINLGAEDYLVKPFDKEDMLTRINKIISRDDIKTETTAKKESFSRETEIKNLKTSISMELNRAIRGGLSFSLVKIILPREIEKQKLKVVKDNITGKIRDIDRVFFLEDNVYAFLLPLTDSEGREVFLVKIKSIVENNASLGKESVKEKNVTFPDDIAEGEKVNPEKQYEYRDKMMEVI; encoded by the coding sequence ATGTACAACATTCTGGTGGTTGACGATGCGGGTATAATCAGATACAAGCTAAAGAATGAATTAACTGCAGAAGGTTTTGACGTCTTTGAAGCTCCCAATGCAGAGGTGGTTTATAATGATACTTTTTCAAAAGATATATCTCTGGAAAATATAGACCTTGTTTTGCTTGACATATATTTAAAAGATGAAAGTGGTCTTAAAATTCTGGAATATATTAAAAACACCTATCCTTTTATAAAAGTAATAATGGTAAGCGTGGAGACGAAAAAAAAGATAGTCAAAAAATCTATAAATTTGGGAGCTGAAGATTATCTGGTTAAACCTTTTGATAAAGAAGATATGCTGACAAGGATCAATAAAATAATATCACGAGATGATATCAAAACTGAAACCACTGCAAAAAAAGAGTCCTTTTCCCGGGAGACTGAGATAAAAAATCTTAAAACTTCTATTTCGATGGAGCTCAACAGGGCGATCAGAGGCGGGCTTTCTTTTAGCCTTGTGAAAATCATTCTTCCCCGGGAAATAGAAAAGCAGAAGTTGAAGGTGGTAAAGGACAATATAACCGGAAAAATTAGAGATATAGATCGAGTTTTTTTCCTGGAGGATAATGTTTATGCATTTTTGCTTCCGCTCACTGACAGTGAAGGCAGGGAAGTTTTTTTAGTCAAAATCAAATCAATTGTCGAAAATAATGCTTCCCTGGGAAAAGAAAGTGTAAAAGAGAAAAATGTCACTTTTCCAGATGATATTGCTGAAGGTGAAAAAGTAAACCCCGAAAAGCAGTACGAATATAGAGATAAAATGATGGAAGTTATTTAA